Genomic DNA from Trichoderma asperellum chromosome 5, complete sequence:
TCTGGTCTGGTCTGGTCTGGTCTCAggaagggggagagagagagaggagggaagGATACGTGGTAGGGCCGTATTAGTGTGCTGCTCGCTAGCGACAGAGTGGCACGACAGCCGGGGACTCTGCGTGGTGATGCGTATTGGTAGCTTTGTTGATGGCGGAGCAGCGAGTCTCACACAGGCTGGCGGCAGACAGACAGATGCAGATGGGACTTGTAAGGATGCAGTAtagtagcagcggcagcagcagcagctgttggtggtggtggtggtgtggcGTCGGCGGCAGACGCAGCTAGCTGGACGAGAGACGGCCAGAACCCGACAGCCAGAGACAAAACACTCAGCTGCTGGCGATGTCGCAAACGCTGCTTAGGTAGGATCCAGATCGAGACTCGGGACCGATGAGACACAGCAGTCGCTCCCAGGTCGACGGGTGTCGTCGTAGCGGAAGAAGCACGCAAGCAGTATaacagagcagcagcagagctagGCAAGGGGGCCCAGCAGAGCGAGGAGGGGCACGCAAGAGGCGAGCTTCTAAAGCCGGAACAGCGAGCCAGGCGGTTTGATAGAGAGCAGCGAGCCTCGCTACGAGTGGCCAAGGCGACAGTGGCGAGTCAAAACGCACAGCGCAGACACGAACGACGGACGAAGGCGCCAGAGGCTCCATGCAATGTCATGCCATGCACAAGCCgctgcacaagcacaagcacaagcgaCATGCGCAAAGCTGCACGACTGTCGTGGCGGCCGCTCAAAGGGCGTCTGCGTCTTGCCGGAGCCCTGCGGGCGTCGTCCGTGGTGGCCGAGGAGCAGAAAGAGGTGGCATCGGGGCCGTGTGCAGAGCCTACGATCGCCAGCTGCTTGTACTTGTCATTGGCGCACGTAGCTTCATCCTCTGGAGGCTGATGCGCATCCCTGCCTGCAGCGCCGGCTGCCTTTTGCTGCCGTGGGCGCCGGCGATTGGCTGCGAGCGCGCTCTTTGCGGGGATGGCCTCGTCTCGACGTGTCCGCGGACCGATGCGGGCTAGCAGAGGGCAAGGAGTGTGGGCAGAAAGGATTGTATATCGGCaaaaagagctgctgcttttgtttGTCGTCGGCCTGCCTTTTTGCAATTATAAGCCAATCACGAACGGCGTCGAGTGGCGATGCTCTGGTTGGAAAGATCAGTGAGTGACTCGCCTCTTGATCAAGTCCAATCAAAGCCTTTTCTGCATCGTGCAATTGAATGGCCAGCAATCATATCACCCAGCGTTCTAGGTACCTATATAgaaggtaggtacctactccATCTGCTACCCATCACCATGCATTCGGGGGCCAACGTCCTTCGTATGCACGTACTAAAAGTATTCACCTATTCCCCCACACAGTCCTTATCAACACGGGCATCTGTGCTTCCCACACAAACCCCCTTGCctgatttttttctctccagaTGCGAAGTTTGTTAAATTAGGCATTGGGGATGAGCATCCGGAGCCGGAGCGGGGCACGCGGGTAGAGCAAGCAAAATATGTGCTTTAATGCCCCAATTAGTGGATATAAATCATCCCTGGTGACAGCTTGATTCGACAACAAAAGCTGGGCTTGTCTCGCAAAGTGTTTCAGGCCAGTGCATGCTGCCATTATTGCTGGCATCCAATTTGGCAGTCAATCAATCCATATCTTCCGCTCCATCTATTACGCGGAGAAGATACCATTTATAACATTGTTCGCATAGCTCCTAGTACATATGAGAGCCGTAAGCGGAGATGCCTGGAAGTGGTGATGTCATCCACATGTCTCTATCCCACTTGATGTACAGCAAAGCCCAAGGGGAGCAATTCAATCACGATGGCTCTTTGGTACCATTACCATTTATCACTACAAATTACTTACAATTACTACATGTATAATTAATCACCAGTACTACCTTGCTTCTTCAATGGTATCCGCAAACCAGAATCTAGAGTTTCGACCCAATTTGACTAGGATACGGCTAGTTGTAGCCTCATCGTTCATACGAATCCGTCGTCGAGTCAGATTTCCGTGCTGATTCAACTCATCCCGACTCAGTCTAAGATTTAAAGGCACTCCCATACAACCCATCTTCGATTGACACTTTGCATCAAACCCTCTCTTCCACTAGACTAGCCTTCTCGGTCTCCATATCGAAATCAGGGCTTTAGATATACCCTGAATTTTGATTGCCGTGCCCTTGGTTGCTATAGCCTTGGTTGCCATATCCTTGGTTGCCGTACCCTTGGTTACCATAACCCTGATTATATGGCTGGTTCCCATATGCTTGGCTTTCGTACGGTTGTCCACCAATGGGCGCCGGTTCAGTTTGCACAGCTGGCGGTGCCGGTGCCATTGTTCCGTAATTTTGTCGGAAGGCTTGCCCGCCCGTTTGCACCTTGTCGGAGTAGATGCCTGGAGCATGACGCGGTGGAGCATAACCCTCACGGGCTTGTTGCCGCCTGTCGTAATAGACATATTCAAGATAAAATGCGTGTATATGGCCGGGCAAGTATCCAAGAAGCGTCAGGCATATGTTAATGAGTAAATCTATAGCGCTTTAGCATGCTGCCGAGCTCCCCCGTGATATCCAATATCAAGAATAAACTTACCCATTCCACATCCTGCTACAGCCCATACGCCGAGCGGAGGGACTTGGTAACAGCGTTAGCACGACATGAGTCTAAAATTTGACGTCTTCACCTACAGATAATGGTGATGAATATGACGCATATGACCGAACAAACACCCATCGTAACGGTTGCGACGAGGATACAGGTTCAATAAAGATTCAGTACGATAGACGTGTTGTTGGGTAGGTAGTAGTTGGCTTAGAGATCTATACTCTGGAACTATTACCTAGTTAGTAAGTATAGAGTGATCTTTCTCAAGTCACAAGTCACAAATAAGAGGGAAGAAGGTCAACCGCCCATTCGTTGCGGGAGGAGACAAGCTTCCATTTATTACATGCGATCAACCCACAAGAGAGCCGGTTTGGCACGCAATGGCTGTGTTAAACTTTTTAGCTTCCTATTGCGTAACCAGGTTGTGTGTGCAAGTCACGCTGACATTGAGTTCACGCAATCAAACCACCATCAGGCTGTCTCTTGGATGCCACCAAGGGTCGCCGGCAATCGCTACCCGCGATGCGCCATGAATGACGCAGACAAGATCCGGGTGTATGACGTAGTCGCACGTGGACGGCTGTGCTGCTCGTATGTATTAAGAAGGAGTAACCTAGGCTACTTGGTAGCTTCAAACTCAATTGAACTGCTTCACGccgccattttttttcttgtttccgTAAACATCGTGAAATAATTTCATTATCGCCTTCGTAAAATATCAAATTTCccacctccttcttctggttCCGGTGCTTGCAAAAGGCATTCATAAATGGCCGGCGAAGTCGTTGGACCACAGTCAGCGAGATTGTTCTGAATCAATTAGTGATGTTAGCTGTTCTCGCCGCCTTGCAATTATGACGATGACCCGACAATTTCCCCTTTGAGAAAACAAATCTCGGCTTAACATCTTCGGAGAGCTACTTCACCTTGTGCCCGATGGCTTTGATAATCTATGCGATGCTGTAACTCAGCAGTGCGTCGCGGATGCAGCGACAAGAGCACACTCACCCGGCCAAGGCAGGACCTATAACGCCCGGCTCCTTCGACTATCAATAAAATATATGGTAGTGTGTCATTGTAAGTGATGGGATATACATCTTACCTTCTGAGCAGTAGGGTTAGACAATAGGTACTAATACTCAATGCCTGCAGATCCGCGAGAACCGGCCGGTTCGACTTTATTCACGGCCTATACAAACACAAACCAGCAAAATTGTACCGTGCCGGCCTTTACATCCTCGGCTATCCGGCGACTTGAAGCACCGGGTTTATCAGACGTTGCTGCTATCGACCACGGGATCCTTGCCGGCCTTTATGGTGGACAACAAAACAATGATATGGGGAGCAAAAGTGAGACATTGCCAGTCAAGTCTCAGCTAAAGATCGGAACAAAGACAGGTTGGATGCGTTACCTCCTGCGGCATGCGTCAACGCTAAAGAGCATAGTAGCCGAAGATGATGCTTCACAGGTTTACAAATTTACTTGCGTAAAAGAATTCGACACCCCATCAGGCCGTCCAATCTATCTTCTGGAAAATTCATTATCTAGAAGTATGGCACTGTACCTACTCTGCGACGCATGACAGCTGGTGATGCCCGACTGGGTACATGTAAGCGACGGCGGCCAGGGTGGCAGATATCCAAGACAGTGTCTCTATCCCAGCGCTTCTAACGTTGTTCTAGAAACCCGTCTCTAGGTCAATGGCGGGTGGCACCAATGAGATAACTGAGCCGGCAACCCGTTACCCGTATTGGCCTCGTGGTTGACCCAAATTTGACACTGCCAAGGGGTACCCCAGTCACCCAAAACATAAAGACAACTCCGGACGCGTCTGAAGGCCTGCCTTCAAGTACGCTAAAAAACTAGGCCAGGAAGcgtatttcttttctgccccATCATCGCCCGCCGCGACTGAGTTAGCCGACTCTGAGCGTTGTCCAATATACCGAAGGCCTTGCCCTTCTATCCGTGGGTTCAAATCGGGCCACTTTCCACTCCCTAGGCCCGTTAGATGGCTCCTCTGCCAAGTCGGTAAAGCgactctcctttttttttttttttaataattgtGGAAACAATAACAAGAAAGAGGCCGCTTAGCCTCGACCGTGCCTTGGACGACTCGCAGAGCGGGTAATCCCGACTACCGATGGCCATACGGAGCAGATTCCTGCTCTGACTAAAACATCCGAATCTTTAACGGGTTTATTCTGGAATTAGTCTTCCGTAAAATACTTGACGGTCCCCTAGTATGAGGAGAAAAACAAATCGCTGTACTCTGGCAAAGTGCTTGTACGTAAGTTCAACTTGATGAGCGACTGGGATAGCTTTGCTCGACCAAGAGAGCAGAAAAAGGCTATGAGCAGCTACGTGATTTCGGGTGCTCAATACCGAACACGGAGGAGAAAGCGGCCCCTCAATAGGTCAGGATTGCATAAGACTCGTCACTTTCCACCCAACACAAGCTCCTGTCAAAACCTGATTCAGCTTGATGCTGCAGGGCATTGCACACTGTGTCAAGCTGCGCTCACCTATGACCAAGCGTAGCCCCGACTAGCAATTCCCAAGACGATGAATAcctaatacctactactagtaggtcATACTAAGCACCACTTTATACTCCGTAGAATATACAGTGGGCGTGTTTTGTAACAAAGACAGGGAAGCCGCCAGAGATCCGCGCGCCATAAACGCCAAATTTGTCTCGCCACTCAACTCTGGCGCCTCGGGGTGGACTTCAACAGCCCGCAGCTGAACATGAGACAAGTTTGTCTTCCAACGTGACAGCTTGCCctctataaattatataagccAACTGCTGCCGAATAATCGACTCAGAACAATGACATGATTGTAACCTGTCGTTTCGAACCCAGTCGACAGTACAGCAAGTAAGAGGTTGTCAACTATGTATAGCGTTATCCCAGGATGAGAGCGTCTTGCAGCGGTGAGTGTTCTCCTTTTCGCAGACTGAGGGTCAATcaaaatgctgctgctgttagcTCTTGCGGAGACGGCGAATCGTCACCTGCTCATGCTGATCATGGATGAGACGATAAGAGCCAATATGCCTATATTGTACAAAACGCATGTAAAAAGACCCAAATGCAGTGGGCAATAGTAAGGGGGACTGGTGATGTAGACACGGCTCTCACACCAGCCATTGATTGATTACGTGGACGTGAACGCCAAATCCCATGATATTAGTATCAGAATACTGATTCTTTGTTTTGCGGAGGAGGCTGCTTGTCTCTCCTCGAGATTCGCCTATCGAACGAATTTGTCCTCCGATCATCTACTGCTGCTCCGTActctgtactccgtataacCTAATATAGATCTGGGGAACTTGACGCAAGGCTACCTTGACAGCCGAAGCAAGTTACGGTGTACAAGCAACAGCAGAGTGCCGAGACTGGTGCGCTGCAGACAGGCAGTGGAATGATATTCTGGGACAGTCAGGGATCTACCTGGTATTACCAACACCGGCCAGGCAGCACAGACAGGGTTGGCAGTTGCAATGTAAGCAAAGAATGCGTCTCTCTCAACGACACtggagcggcagcagcttgcgAGGCTCAAACAAGCCCTCGCTGATGAAATCATACTGTACCGTCTCCGACATACCGGATACGACTGGCCCCCTTGCGtcgtgaagaaaaaagacccCGTCTGGTGGGACATAGCCAGCCCCGATAAGCGGTCCGTAGGGACTCCGTAGGGTTCTCCGCCAGGTACTGCTCGTACTGATACCTCCTAGCGGTAGCGGTGCCGCGTCCCCAGGCCGGCCAAGCAGGGCTAGCAGGGTTCCAGCACAGCGAGCGCCCTACGCTGGCCACCCACTGCGCGACCACTAGCGCCTGTAGCTGGGCCACTGAGCGCTGCTGAgcgctgctgagcctgcCAATGCACCCGCCGGCCGCCTCTACAGAGCCCTGAAAAAGCCCCGTGCCTGTGCCGGCCAGCCAAGTACCGCTACATGCACCTCGTACTCCGCGGCGGTACATTGCCTGGGCCAGCAGGCAGGGCAGGTACCTGGAGCTAACTACAGCGCTGGCTGCAtctgcaaagaaagaaaagtgcTGGACCACCAATTTCCCGCTCGGCCAGCGGCCTCTTCCAAACCTcccattctctctttttgcagTCTTTCTTCATCCACCTCAGAGCTCGACTGTTGCGAGGGCGTGTTGCGCATTTCTGGCAGGGCGCGGCCAATCTTTTCTCACTTGTCTGACTCCTCATTGTGtgctcactttttttttctcttctcccggCTGCCGACCCGGAGCTCCAAGCTTTTTTTCCACGGCTGTTCTTTTTGCTCACCACACCTCCTGAAGCCTTGTTTCGAGTGGCTGTACCCCCCGTACAACCTCTAtcgccctttttttcccgcctGCCCGTCAACTCTTCGAGCCGGCTGGGGTCTGAGGCTACCGCTCCTCGTTTTCATACTCTCTACCCTCACGATCAGCCATTGCGAGCGGCCCGGCGATCGCTTCAGCGTCGACAGTCGTTGCCTGCATCTTGCACACGCCAGTTGCCTTGAGCCGGCAAACCCGTTGCCATCATGACTTCGCAGCAGGTGCCCCAGCTCAACATCGACCGCTACGTCGTGATCCACGTTGCGACCACCTGCGATGAACACGGTGTATATGTGACCAAGGACTCCGCCGAGGTCATTGAGCTCGG
This window encodes:
- a CDS encoding uncharacterized protein (EggNog:ENOG41~TransMembrane:2 (i7-25o31-52i)), which encodes MGVCSVICVIFITIIFPPLGVWAVAGCGMDLLINICLTLLGYLPGHIHAFYLEYVYYDRRQQAREGYAPPRHAPGIYSDKVQTGGQAFRQNYGTMAPAPPAVQTEPAPIGGQPYESQAYGNQPYNQGYGNQGYGNQGYGNQGYSNQGHGNQNSGYI